The genomic segment AAACATATATGGCTGCGGATATAGCATTACTCACAACACCACCTTCGAATCGGTTGTTTGTGATTGTCGGAGAGCTTGATAAACAATTGAATGCAATGGATGCATTCGGCGCATTGGGGTTCGATGCCCCTCGAACTGTAAATCCATCCACAACAGTAGAGGATGTGATTCCTGCACCGGCATTGATTGTTATGGTATCGGTGTTTGCCGTTGCCGTATCAACAATTCTTGCGATGTATAAATTGGAATTACGATTTAAAAAATCAGAACTAAATCCGCCATAAACGGAAACATTATTTGTCATATTGACTTGAGTTCCGAGTCCACTGTCCACTAGATAGTTTCCTTCTGAGACCAAAATGGCTGCGGGTGGTGTAGCTCCTACTATGGCAGAGGGAATGGTGAGTTTGGCAGTTCCTGGTGTGGTTCCTGAATTTCCATTATTTCCAGAGGGACTGACATAGTATAAATTTGTATTAGCAGCAAGGACAGTGTAAGTTCCTGTAACGGTTGTCATACGAAAACCAGATGCATCCGTTCCGTCCAACTGGAAAGTATTTGTTCCCACGGGGATGGAACCGGAAAGAACTACAGTGTCATTGGCCGCGAAAGTATCTGACCATGTTTGGTCGAGTGGAGTTCCGAGAATTGCAGAGAGAGAGGTCGGATTCATACTTCGATTGAATACTACGCGGATTTTTGTGTTGGTGAGAATGACAAATCCGACGGACGGAGTGATGGTAGGGGAAGGGCCTCCATACAAAGCGAGGAGGATACCAAGTTGGAAAAGATTGTCATTTTTTTTATTAAGGTCTAAATCCAAAAGTTCCCGAACGATAGGATTTAATAAACAGTGGAATTGGAAAAAAATAAGTAAAAAAATAAAACTTAGGTTCGTTTTAGGAAATTTTCTATATTTTCGCATAACAGATCTAAAGTTAATTAGGAGATCTGTTTTTGACAATAAAGCAATAAATTTCCTTAGTTTTTTACACAAAATCGAAGTGATTTATTTCATTCCGATATATGCGTACTCTGTGACCGTTTGGATGAAATTTTCCATCTCCTTTGGATCGTTTTTCATCTGCAACCTGCCTTCTAAAAACAACATTGCAATCCCGTGGATCATGGCCCAAGAAGCCAAAGTTTTTTCTCTTGTTTTTCCTGGTTCCAAAAACCCGAGTCTTTGGCCCATTCGAATGATTTCGTGTAACTGTCGATAGGTCCTTCTTGATACACCAGAAAGTGTAGGATGGTTTTTCAGATCCACACCCATCCCACCAAACATAATCCTTGCGAACTGTCTGTTGGCCATGATGAATTGAAAATAAGTCCATCCTAGGGCCCGGTATCTTCCTTTAAAGTCTTGGTCTGTTTTTTCTAATTCTTTTTGATAAGTTTCGAAATACTTTTGGAACCCAATTTCGGCAATCGCAGAAAAGAGAGCATTTTTGTTTTCAAAATGATGGTAACTGGCGACATGACTCACTCCTGCTTTTGCCGCCACTTTACGAAGCGAAATATCTTCCAAAGAAGTATTCTCGAGTAGTTCTACCCCTGCCTGGATGAGAGCCTCACGGACATTCATTCCATTTTCTTTGGAGGGTCGACCCGCAGCTTTTGGTTTTTTGGGACTAATTTTTTTTTTCGAAACCGCCATTTCCCCAATTCTACTGCAGACTCTATTCATGACTAGTGTTAATTACCGGT from the Leptospira perdikensis genome contains:
- a CDS encoding TetR/AcrR family transcriptional regulator, yielding MAVSKKKISPKKPKAAGRPSKENGMNVREALIQAGVELLENTSLEDISLRKVAAKAGVSHVASYHHFENKNALFSAIAEIGFQKYFETYQKELEKTDQDFKGRYRALGWTYFQFIMANRQFARIMFGGMGVDLKNHPTLSGVSRRTYRQLHEIIRMGQRLGFLEPGKTREKTLASWAMIHGIAMLFLEGRLQMKNDPKEMENFIQTVTEYAYIGMK